Within Anolis sagrei isolate rAnoSag1 chromosome 3, rAnoSag1.mat, whole genome shotgun sequence, the genomic segment ACTATACCTACatgatgtattttatgttgtaaaaAGCTATTTTAATGAGGATCCTTGGCAGCAGACTTTATACATTAAAGGCACATAGAGGGAGAACATGAATGCACAAATAAACTGATCTTCCATAATTTTGTATGAGTTCATTTAACAGAAACCTCAACATTAAAGGTTTAGTCTTAATAACTGCACACCTCTGAAAGTTTGAGGCAGcaaggtaagaaataataataataataataataataataataataattcattggaacttgtgccacaaataccatctgcctgcgacaaagaactggtgggatcacaagcttgaaaaagttacagaaaataaacacgtcaaactactctaggacaaattcaaacagacagagttttggagcacaatactcctgacctcacgatcctgttaaaaaaccaagtatggattgttgatgttgcaatcccaggtgacagcaggattgaagagaaacaacgggaaaagctgacacgatatgaggatttaaagattgaactgcaaagactctggcacaagctagtaaagatggtcccagtggagatcggcacactgggtgcagtgcctaatgaccttggcctgcacttaaacacaattggcactgacaagattatcatctgccagctacaaaaggccaccctactgggatctgcacacatcattcaccaatacatcacccagtcctagacacctcggaagtgtccaacttgtgatccaatacaacagccggcggagtgatcttgtttgctgtggactcatcttgttgtgtttcaaataacaacaacaacaacaacaacaacaatgaaatccagcatatagatcttgtttgctgtgacatactgtgcttttgtgtcaataataataataataataataataatacatttctaacccaccctctctccccagagggactccaTGTGTTCAGCATAAAGACATGCCAACTAAAAGCACTGGCATAAAATGAGCTTGCCTTACCTTCCAAGGAAAATCTATATTGTGTAATCAGTGCAATATaacttttgataccaaataaataaatacagaagaaAATGTGGTTCGAAATATTCTTTCAACTTTAGGCAGAATCAGAGCAATTAGAAATAGGGTGTGCATAATTCAACACAAGtatgcaaaaaaacaacaacaccaaaacatCACCTTACACATTCATATGGACGTCCTTTCTGTGCAGAACTGGATAacttagtgaaagagacagacTGATAAATCTGGATCTGTGCTTTATTGAGTCCGGTGCTGCTCAGTCTATCTGGTGGCAGGCTGATGCCAATATGTCCTTATTTCCAATATCTACTTTTCACCTCTTGCTGCTGTTTTGTTTCCTGGAAACTTCCCAAGAACTGGTGGCCAACCGTTTTCAGTCCTccattaaatccttgtgctgccaggactgctgactggaaggttgacggtttgaatccgggggtggggtgagctcccatctgtcagctccagcttctcatacagggacatgaaatAAACTTCCCAtgggatggcaaaacatcctggcgtctcatggacaacgtccttgcagatggccaattctctaacactcctgacataaaaagtCCTCCattgatccatggaccaccacaAATGAGGACCTACACAATTTCATATGGATGTGTCCGTGTACACAAATATTTTCCATTTATATTCCATCGTTACCTCAATGAGATCATGGCTCTGCTTCTCCCCCATTCTATCCTCTTCTGCACTTTTTCTCCACAGCTTCCTTGTGAAGTGGGCCAGGCTAAGACAGAGTGACTGTccagatttatttgtttgtttgtttatttatttactatatttatataccatccctctcagcccgcaggcgactcggtGTGGTTCAcaattggtgccaagaccataaaatacaatttcaatacaataaaaacaattggaTAATAAAACCATCAATAAAAACAGATTGTCATATAATGAATTTTGAATGGGGACAAGAGCCTAAATCTCCGAAGTAATCCCCTtagaagaagtgtgtgtgtgtatgtggaatCATATGAAGCCCACCTCCAGGTTTCTCACCTCACTAAGAACCTAGCAccttgaaaaatgaaaaataacttACGATGGCTTTAAAAGAAGACAGAGAAATGGCTGTAGACTACCTCCAGCTCCTGGATTCCTATGAAAGAGCAAGAAAATACCATTCTCCACCTGACTTCCTTAAAGGTTTCTGAGAGTCAAGTTGCCGTCCCAAGACATTGGACAAAACATGCCTTTGGTCTGACTAAACATAGCTTTTTGTGTAATGTAACTCTGCAGCAttattcatccagtgtttttagGTGGCCTTATCCATCCATATGTTCTGTAGAGATTCTAATGTCCAGCCATCTCTGTGAAGGGCGTCAGAGTATCCAATGATATCTCGGTCTCACATTCAAAGGGGAGCAAAGCTGGCCGATCAAGATTTCTATAATCACTGGTATGAGTGGCTGGACAAGATGGCGGCCTCTCTTTCTCTAAGAGGGGTCTCCCACAGCTCTCGTCTTCTCCTTGGAAATCCACTGCATGGGGTAGCGAGTGACTCCACGCACCGATGGCAGGTGGAATGAACGGAGCTGAGGTGCTTCCTCTCTTGTGACAAGAAGAGTTATGGTGATAGGATGCCAGCTCATTGCTTAAGTTGACTCTCTCAACAGTGGAGCTGTTGGCCGTCCGACATGGAAGGTTACGGCCACGGCAGCCCAGGAGGCTCGCAAAGGCCCGCCTGAAGTCTGCATTGAAAGCATAGATGACAGGGTTGACAGAAGAGTTGGCCCAGCCAAGCCACATGAAGACGTTGAAGACTGTTTGGCTGACACAGGGGTCCCTCCTCAAGGGACTACTACTGTCCGGCCTCGACTCGCAGAAGGGCAGAAGGCAGTTGAGGAGAAAGAAGGGCAGCCAACAGCAAACGAAGACCCCGACAATGATGGACAAGGTCTGGAGCACTTTGGTCTCCTTGCAAAGCGAGCTCCGGAGAGAAGAGGCCGGTTCTTTCCCTTGGGTCGGACCAAGCCCTCCCGCCCTTTCCAGAGAGGAGATACGGCGTATTTGAGCCTGAGCGATGCGATAGATCTGCGTATAGGTCCCAATCATAATAGTCACCGGGATGTAGAAGCTGATCAAGGAGGAGGCGACGGCGTAAGTGCGGTTGAGCCTGGCATCGCAGCGTTGGGTTGACAATGAGCGACTGAGGCTCCCAGCTTCCTCAGCTTTGTGCCAGTGCAGCTGGACGGGGATGAAGGAGATGAGGATGGAGAGAGTCCATGCCAGAGCGATCATGGCGGATGCCAGGCCCGGGGTCATGCGCCGCTCGTAGCGGAAGGGGCTGGCGATGGCCCAGTAGCGGTCCAGGCTGATGATGCAGAGGTGGAAGATGGATGCCGTGCAGCACATGATGTCGAAGGCTACCCAGGCGTCGCAGAAGCGTCCACCGAAGAGCCAGGCGCCTCCAGCCACTTCGGTGACCGCCTTCCAGGGCATGACGAGGAGGGCCACACAGAGGTCGGAGACGGCCAGCGAGAGCACAAACCAGTTGGTGACCTTGGTCCGGAGGTGGCGGAAGCGGACCACGGCCAGGCAGACCAGGCTGTTGCCGGCCAAGGTGCTCAGCACCAGCAGCACCAGCAGCGAGCCGGAGAGCACCTTGAAGCTGCCACTGCTGGTGTTACCACCGCCAGTCCCATTGGACAGCAGCAGCTGGTGCCAGGCTTCCTTGCTGTCCTGGGAGGAGTTCTCCATTAGGGGGCGCTCGGCCCAAGAGGTCCACAAGCCCGCCCCGTCTGCTTTGCAGGCAACAGGGCTTTCTGATCCAGGGAAGGGGCTTCTTTCCCCCAGTTTCTAGGATCCGCCAGCGAAATGGAAGCAGAGCAGGCATCAGAGGCTGCTTTTAGTCTTCTTGGCGTGGCTGTGGGGAGTTTCAGCTGCAGACTGAGAGTGGGAGGTGGAGCCGGAGCCGTCCAGAGGAGCGGCTTCTTCTTTCTGCAACAGGAGGAGGCaaagggaaggcaggcaggcaggaaggaaagagagcgtGGGGAGAAGCCAAGCCAGTCCCCTGTGGGCTTTTCTTAGGGAGAGGGATTGAGTGTGAGTCCCTTCCTTCAGTTCCCTGTGAACCTAAGGAGACCCCATGCGTTTGACAGGGCTCTCTTAGGGGAGGCACATTCAAGAAGTGGAGCTGCCAGTGCTTccatctgaaatacagcctacagcacctgatgcTCCTCTGTGGGCTCCCATTTAAGTACTATGATTAGCTTCTAAGATGAGAGGGGAGATGGTATTCCTATCCAAGTGTTAATAATtgattctacactgccctatatcccagggcccttccacacagccatataacccagaatatcaaggcagataattatttatttattatttatttacaacattgatatcccgcccttctcgccccaaaggggactcagagtggtttacaagttatacttacttacttacttacttaggtgatccctcgttggccgagtaggatagtcttccaggttcagtgttctggtgggtccataggtgactgtggagccctattcttgatctgcatcttctcctgcagtgagggcattggtttccaggtggaaggtggtcccggttggggttggcttgatgcgccttcctcttggtatgtttctctctttcacccttcattcgtgcctcttcaaattctgcagcactgctggtcacaggacagctgaactccagctggagcgctcaagggccagggcttcccagttctcagtgtctatgccagagtttttaaggttggctttgagcccatctttaaatctcctttcctgtccaccaactttccgttttctgttcttgagttcggagtagagcaactgctttgggagacggtggtcaggcatccggacaacgtagccggtccagcggagttgatggcggaggaccatcgcttcagtgctggtgatctttgcttcttccagcatgctgacgtttgtccgcttgtcctcccaacagatttgcaggattttccagaggcagcgctgatggaatcattccaggagttgcatgtgacgtctgtagacagtccacgtttcgcaggcatatagcagggttgggaggacaatagctttataagcaagcaccttggtatccctacggatgtcccggtcctcaaacattctgcttcatttggaaaaatgctgcgctcgcagagctcaggcggtgttgtatttcggtgtcgatgttgactttggtagagaggtggctgccaagtagcagaaatggtcaacattttctaatgttacgccattaagctctatctctggcattggaaagggattggctggtgactgctggaagagtactttggttttctcgatgttcaatgtcaggccgagcttctcgtatgcttctgcaaaggtgtttagagtggcttgtagatcatcttctgaatgtgcacagatgacattgtcatcagcatactggagttctataacagatgttgttgtaaccttggttttggctttcagtctgctgaggttaaacagcttgcgatctgtccgatagatgatttccactccggtgggaagcttcccatcaacaaggtgaagcatcatagcaatgaagtcatatatacatacaagttatatatacatacaatatattatacagtactagctgcccccctgccatgcgttgctgtggcccagtctggtgacctggaaaatagcgttggtttctaatatatgcaatttctttatgcttgtaggtaaacagtatttcttgtcagtcttgatgtagagattatctggtttgtgtactctggaacatgcaacatatcattgtccttttttagaGGTCCCTTTGAAACCTTTGATACTATATctagcatatatgtgtgtgtgtgtgaatcatatctatttatctatatctatggctagatggctctttctcaggagggctttgattatgttttcttgccctggtgaagggagttgtactggatggccttatgacagcatttctcaacctgggggttgggacccctgaggggttaccagggaggtgtcagaagggtcaccaaagaccaccagaaaacacagtattttctgttggtcatggcggttctgtatggaaagttgggcccaattctctcgttggtggggttcagaatgctctttgattgtgggtgaattataactcctagtaactacaactcccaaatgacaaggtctagttcccccaaactccatctgtgttcatatttcggcatatagagtatttgtgccaagtttggtctagatccttcattgtttgagtccacagtgctcactggatgaaggtgaactacaactccaaaactcaaggtcaatgtccaccaaacacttctagtggtttctgttgatcatgggagttctgtgtgccaagtttggttcaattccattgtcagtggagtttggaatgctctttgattgtaggttaactataaatcccagcaactacaactcccaaatgacaaaaccaattttttttagtgatggttactccttgggttagtaggtgtcttgtggtcaaacttggtggcaattagtccagtggtttttgagttatgatgtcactcactatgcacagagcatttatatgtgtgtgtgtgtgtataattagcatagcacaatagtagtattatatattactatattttgctataccactatactgtaatattattagtaattagcCATCCCCTTCCACGCGTTGtttagcccagtctgtgtatatgtgttttgtgtgtatatatgtgtatatgtgtgtctatatgtttgtgtatatgtgtctctttggggagatggaggtggggtacaagaataaagttgttgttgttatttgtaacacaacaagatgagtccacagcagacactcagcagatccaatacaacagacgctggctgttgtatttattatttatttatttattatttgcacttgttaaccgccactctcagcccgaaggcgactcgtggcggtgtacagaacatagaacataaagacaacagttacagtaaattcagggccatgacacacatcttactaacacacagctaattaaactaaaaatccgcttcgtcttgtttgggtcataatcaatctcgtagtcatagtccattccggtggtcattccaaaacatagcacttaattaaaggccttttcgaagagccaggttttcaggcccttgcggaaggccatgagggaaggcgcctgtctaatttcagcagggagggagttccacagctggggggccaccaccgagaaggcccgctctctagtccccgccaagcgtgcctgtgaggcaggcgggaccgagagaagggcctccccggatgatctcaaggtcctcgtgggctcgtaggccgagatgcggtactcaaggtattttgggccggaaccgtttagggctttgtaggttagcaccagcaccttgaattgggcccggtagctgatcggcagccagtggagctgggacagcaagggcgttgtgcgctccctgcgtcccgctccggttaacaacatggctgccgcgcgctggactagctggagcttccgggccgtcttcaagggcagccccacgtagagagcgttgcagtagtcgaggcgggatgtgaccaaagcgtgtaccaccgtggccaagtcagacttcccaagatacgggcgcagctggcgcacgagccgaagctgtgcagatgctcccctggtcaccgctgaaacctggggatccaggctcagcgatgagtccagggtcacacccaagctgcgaacctgcgccttcaaggggagtgcgaccccgtccagcacaggctgtaaccctataccctgttcggccttgcgactgaccaggagtacctctgtcttgtctggatttaatttcagtttgtttgcccccatccagaccgtcacagcggccaggcaccggttcaggacttcgacagcctccttagtagcaggtgggaaggagtgacagagttggacgtcatctgcgtacaggtgac encodes:
- the LOC132769906 gene encoding D(1) dopamine receptor-like; translation: MENSSQDSKEAWHQLLLSNGTGGGNTSSGSFKVLSGSLLVLLVLSTLAGNSLVCLAVVRFRHLRTKVTNWFVLSLAVSDLCVALLVMPWKAVTEVAGGAWLFGGRFCDAWVAFDIMCCTASIFHLCIISLDRYWAIASPFRYERRMTPGLASAMIALAWTLSILISFIPVQLHWHKAEEAGSLSRSLSTQRCDARLNRTYAVASSLISFYIPVTIMIGTYTQIYRIAQAQIRRISSLERAGGLGPTQGKEPASSLRSSLCKETKVLQTLSIIVGVFVCCWLPFFLLNCLLPFCESRPDSSSPLRRDPCVSQTVFNVFMWLGWANSSVNPVIYAFNADFRRAFASLLGCRGRNLPCRTANSSTVERVNLSNELASYHHNSSCHKRGSTSAPFIPPAIGAWSHSLPHAVDFQGEDESCGRPLLEKERPPSCPATHTSDYRNLDRPALLPFECETEISLDTLTPFTEMAGH